One stretch of Arachis hypogaea cultivar Tifrunner chromosome 20, arahy.Tifrunner.gnm2.J5K5, whole genome shotgun sequence DNA includes these proteins:
- the LOC112783562 gene encoding uncharacterized protein, with the protein MSSSKYPILDNRPIHQWKVTELKEELKRRRLTTKGLKDELVRRLDEALRAEMEADESASKDDANGFEVHAGGGSEDSQTVTADVEVVQTIEEESVQTMEKGNNENVEPTQEVETVEKGNTVVVEPIDTESTEKVQEDVDDESKKNDKQGGVANPVDISSVSAVDEDIEQAGLPAGVDPENVKDEQSAHGSTVETSDKITETVSTEVVVSDQHTHSEVKSNKDLAIKVENEESKAQLDNEVPKPQVECDTKPQLECDTKPPSEDLMPNTSVPENQVSEVNPSLGFQVKSDSISSDSVSINQKNELKDTIITDNVKLEQDIVRPEMVEEPSSRKDVPVSHSMDVGGLLEKKASVEENSNNVTTPDLNKINSNDDVGYPEKLNLDRSSGDDSMEEDLPESKHVDSKFDVDERDNVENIEVSIVKEESKTIVVKNDLSAGKSDTHQDIDISPVALAEKRKFNEQVSVGSNEPAKRQRRWNTETVKGPDLKSTVPRAATTPKDEPVALKRNFSRSDSTVTDDAPKERIVPPSQKPPTNSLRIDRFLRPFTLKAVQGLLGKSGSITSFWMDQIKTHCYVTYSSVEEAIETRNAVYNLQWPPNGGRLLVAEFVDPQEVKMKLEPPPPPPPAAAPVSSGPAVLPTPPSSQPEPSPRMRREQPPAPATLPPPPPLSKLPPAARERLPSPPPLPEKVDPPILTLDDLFRKTTATPRIYYLPLSEEQVSARLAARSKSTRM; encoded by the exons ATGTCGTCGTCGAAGTACCCCATACTTGACAACCGGCCGATTCATCAGTGGAAGGTTACAGAACTGAAAGAGGAGCTGAAGAGGAGGAGATTAACCACCAAGGGTTTGAAGGACGAGTTGGTGAGGCGATTGGATGAAGCTCTTCGTGCTGAGATGGAGGCTGATGAGTCTGCCTCGAAGGATGATGCAAACGGTTTTGAGGTCCATGCGGGTGGTGGCAGTGAAGATTCACAAACGGTTACTGCGGATGTTGAAGTGGTTCAAACAATTGAAGAGGAAAGTGTCCAAACCATGGAAAAGGGGAATAATGAAAATGTTGAGCCAACTCAAGAAGTTGAAACTGTGGAGAAGGGGAATACTGTTGTAGTTGAGCCAATTGACACAGAGAGCACAGAGAAAGTTCAGGAGGATGTGGATGACGAGAGCAAGAAGAATGACAAGCAGGGTGGTGTTGCCAACCCAGTTGATATTAGTAGTGTGTCAGCTGTGGATGAAGATATCGAACAAGCTGGTTTGCCAGCCGGTGTAGATCCTGAAAATGTGAAAGATGAGCAAAGTGCTCATGGCTCTACTGTGGAGACATCCGATAAAATCACGGAGACTGTATCAACTGAAGTAGTGGTCAGTGATCAGCATACTCATAGTGAAGTAAAGAGTAACAAGGATTTGGCAATCAAGGTGGAGAATGAGGAATCAAAGGCGCAGCTGGACAATGAGGTCCCAAAGCCCCAGGTGGAGTGTGACACAAAGCCCCAACTGGAGTGTGACACAAAGCCCCCGTCTGAGGATCTCATGCCCAACACTTCTGTTCCAGAAAACCAGGTATCTGAGGTCAACCCTAGTTTAGGGTTTCAAGTAAAATCTGATTCTATTTCTAGTGATTCTGTGTCAATTAATCAAAAGAATGAATTAAAGGATACTATAATTACTGATAATGTCAAATTAGAACAAGATATTGTTAGGCCGGAGATGGTGGAAGAACCATCATCCAGAAAAGATGTACCTGTATCACATTCAATGGATGTTGGAGGGCTGCTTGAGAAAAAGGCATCTGTTGAAGAAAATAGCAATAATGTTACGACTCCAGACTTGAACAAGATCAATAGCAATGATGATGTGGGGTATCCAGAAAAGTTAAACCTAGATAGAAGTTCTGGTGATGATTCCATGGAAGAGGATTTACCTGAGAGTAAGCATGttgattctaagtttgatgttgatgAAAGAGATAATGTGGAGAATATTGAGGTGTCCATTGTGAAGGAGGAAAGTAAAACTATAGTCGTGAAGAATGATCTATCTGCAGGGAAAAGTGATACTCATCAGGACATTGACATTAGTCCTGTTGCCTTGGCTGAGAAACGAAAATTTAACG AGCAAGTTTCAGTTGGGAGCAATGAGCCTGCAAAAAGGCAACGCAGGTGGAACACCGAAACAGTTAAAGGGCCAGATCTGAAAAGCACTGTTCCCAGAGCTGCAACTACACCAAAGGACGAGCCAGTTGCGCTGAAACGCAACTTCTCTAGGTCTGATTCAACTGTAACTGATGATGCACCTAAAGAACGCATTG TTCCACCATCACAAAAGCCCCCAACTAATTCCCTCCGAATTGATCGTTTCCTCCGTCCTTTTACCCTAAAAGCAGTGCAAGGGCTTCTTGGTAAAAGTGGGAGTATCACTAGTTTCTGGATGGACCAAATAAAGACCCATTGCTATGTTACT TACTCATCAGTTGAAGAAGCTATTGAGACCAGAAATGCTGTGTATAATTTGCAATGGCCTCCAAATGGTGGGCGGCTCTTAGTTGCCGAGTTTGTTGATCCTCAGGAGGTGAAAATGAAGTTagaacctcctcctcctcctcctcctgccGCCGCCCCTGTCAGCAGTGGTCCAGCAGTTCTTCCTACACCACCATCCTCACAACCAGAGCCTTCCCCCCGTATGCGCAGGGAGCAACCTCCAGCTCCAGCTACTCTCCCACCTCCACCCCCATTGTCGAAGCTCCCACCAGCGGCAAGAGAACGGCTTCCGTCCCCACCGCCCCTTCCAGAGAAGGTTGACCCACCTATTCTCACTTTGGATGATCTCTTCCGCAAAACCACAGCAACTCCTCGCATCTACTATTTACCTTTGTCTGAAGAGCAAGTATCTGCTAGACTTGCAGCTCGCAGTAAAAGCACTCGGATGTAG
- the LOC112785596 gene encoding zinc finger BED domain-containing protein RICESLEEPER 2-like: MNSETVSNLITTGVGSEAAPVEVDEPSSKRLRPATSDVWKFFKKLGPDKDGVERAECKGCKKVFKVGGVARDMFAGYVVAGDKPFNMVDDRRFRNWVKYISPTLKLPSRNTVKADIVKVHKREAAKLKKILVSIPNRICLTSDLWTSSTNEGFICLTAHFVDENWKLQIDKKIFSITLDNASSNDTCVEHLKSTLDVHGSLLYGGEFFHVRCSAHILNLIVQDGMKICGDAVYKIREGIKFLRKSESRMVKFKEYFEDIEGLEYTTALCLDVPTRWNSLYAMLASAIPYKKAFEMYKVKEAGFREYCPSSDEWRRTEKICDFLLLFYETTKLMSGTSYPTSNLYFLQVWQIQLILMNSLKNDEVLIRNMGEKMMIKFKKYWQEYSVVLAFGAVLDPRFKLNTLVHCYNEIDHISAKDKVEHVKSKLYKLFEVYDQNSSTTVESSSQLSSNFSQATSSAIGTQLIKIVGDLMSHNQEAEVKSGKNQLDIYLSEATLFCNDAIIDVLQWWKDNHHRFPTLSLMARDLLSIPITSMASESAFSMGSHVLNKYRSRLLSDNVEAVICTRNWIRGYDDFEEDKDQEDIAKGEGYSLGVGSNDVIDLYEDEDEN; this comes from the exons ATGAATTCTGAAACTGTGAGTAACCTTATTACTACTGGAGTTGGTTCTGAGGCTGCTCCGGTCGAGGTTGATGAACCTAGTTCGAAAAGGCTGAGACCAGCAACCTCTGATGTTtggaaatttttcaaaaagctcGGTCCAGATAAGGATGGAGTAGAACGTGCTGAGTGtaaaggatgcaagaaagtgtttAAAGTTGGAG GAGTGGCTAGAGATATGTTTGCTGGGTATGTAGTTGCTGGGGATAAGCCTTTTAATATGGTTGATGATAGGAGATTTAGAAATTGGGTGAAATATATTAGTCCAACTTTGAAACTTCCTTCTAGGAATACGGTTAAGGCTGACATAGTGAAAGTCCACAAGAGAGAAGCtgcgaaacttaaaaaaattttagtttccaTTCCAAATAGAATTTGCTTAACATCTGATCTTTGGACTTCCAGTaccaatgaggggtttatatgttTGACTGCACATTTTGTTGATGAGAACTGGAAATTACAGA ttgataaaaagattttttccaTTACTTTGGATAATGCTTCTTCTAATGATACTTGTGTTGAACACTTGAAAAGTACTTTGGATGTGCATGGTTCATTGTTGTATGGTGGTGAATTCTTTCATGTTCGTTGCTCTGctcatattttaaatcttattgtCCAAGATGGAATGAAAATATGTGGTGATGCAGTGTATAAGATTAGAGAGGGTATTAAGTTTCTGAGAAAATCTGAAAGTCGAATGGTTAAGTTTAAAGAATATTTTGAAgatattgagggacttgagtataCGACTGCATTATGTTTAGATGTTCCTACTAGGTGGAATTCACTTTATGCAATGCTTGCAAGTGCTATTCCTTATAAGAAAGCTTTTGAAATGTATAAAGTAAAAGAAGCTGGGTTTAGGGAGTATTGTCCTTCATCAGATGAGTGGAGAAGAACTGAAAAGATATGTGATTTCTTGTTACTATTTTACGAAACTACCAAGTTAATGTCTGGAACTTCTTACCCAACATCCAACTTGTATTTTTTACAAGTTTGGCAAATCCAGCTTATTTTAATGAATAGTTTGAAGAATGATGAAGTGCTTATAAGGAACATGGGAGAAAAAATGATGATTAAGTTCAAGAAATATTGGCAAGAATACAGTGTTGTTCTTGCATTTGGGGCAGTTCTTGATCCTAGATTTAAACTCAACACTTTGGTTCATTGCTATAATGAGATTGATCATATTAGTGCTAAAGACAAAGTGGAGCATGTGAAGAGTAAGTTATACAAGCTTTTTGAGGTTTATGACCAAAATTCCTCTACGACTGTAGAGAGTTCTTCCCAACTTTCAAGTAATTTTTCTCAAGCAACATCTTCTGCAATTGGAACTCAGCTTATTAAAATTGTTGGT GATTTGATGTCCCATAATCAAGAAGCTGAAGTGAAAAGTGGAAAGAACCAACTGGATATTTATTTGAGTGAGGCAACATTATTTTGCAATGATGCAATCATTGATGTTTTGCAATGGTGGAAAGACAACCATCATCGTTTTCCAACACTATCACTAATGGCACGAGATTTGTTGAGCATTCCTATTacttctatggcttcagaatctGCATTTAGCATGGGTTCTCATGTTTTGAATAAGTATAGAAGTCGTTTGTTGTCAGATAATGTTGAAGCAGTGATTTGCACCAGAAATTGGATACGTGGATATGATGATTTTG AGGAAGATAAAGATCAGGAAGATATTGCAAAAGGAGAAGGCTATTCTTTAGGAGTTGGTTCCAATGATGTTATTGACTtatatgaagatgaagatgaaaattaa